ATCTGTAAATTTGTTCGAGTTGGAAATCTCTAGTATTACTCTAGCTCTGAGTTTTGTTATAACCAAATTTTCATCTGAAATGAAATTTTATTTATGTAAAATCAAACATGTATCATTTAAATCAATCttaatatatattgtattgGTGTTGgccattttcttttgtaatcaaCTGCACAACCATTTCAAATATCAAAATACAAAAAACAAAATCGGCcgctttaattttttaattaatgtttaaTGAACACGACCATATCGTGTAAATAAACAAATTCAAATGGTTGAGATGTGTAATTGGGATTAACGAACTAAGAGACACACACAAAGAAAAAACGACCTTAATTTGCTCAGATTCTGATAAGGAGAAACGCTTGGGACCAATCTTAGAGATTTTCAAACGTAGCACTAAATGCAATagctaattaaattaaaataagtttACTAGCTCCAACTTGCTTTGTTTTAACgttaaaaaacacaattttacttttatgtttAAGCTTAGATTCCTGCCTATATATGATTATTCCTGTGTAGCATTGAAGCTTCTAAACCTGCactcaattattatttttggttaATTTTATATTCACGGCTAACTGGGTGAATCTTTATTTTGTCTTTAAATGTCCAGAGAGGCAGGCACAGATTTTAATAGTTTATGTCCATTTCTATAGCTGATATTTGAATTGTTAACTCAAAACAATGAAACGCATTAAAGGTGAACCAAAGACAAGATCTCATGattcaaaagaaaattcaaaCATTATTGACCTTCCTAATGTTTAAGATAAGTGCAATGTGATAATTTACCTACTTGTTCCAAAATGGGTTAACATCTATTTACACCTGTAACAATGAGTACTCAAACAGTGTCATGGTATATATGTTTAAGTACTTAGTAGAAAACAACAGTAAAGTCTTTCTTTATATATGTTCATCAAAATCTGACTTTATCATGTTTTTCTACCATGAACATAGTTAAGTTGAAATTCATGTGTCACTCCTTCATCTTCATGTTATTGTTATGATATGTATATGGGAGTGACCATGAAATAATCAAGTACTAATAGTATAATTAAAATTGCTTCTTTTTTAATTAGTAGTACTAGTACTCTTCCATCGATCCCCTAAAAGACAAAGAAACAGACACACTGCAGGTTTTAACTTGTGTATAAAAGCTTAGGGGAAACCAATACGGGATACAAACTTCAAAAACCATAatcaatttttgtttgtttcagtATTTAGTGAGATAATGACCTTACAATGATACCCTCATTTTCCGAGAAAACTAATTTACACGAGAAAGTATGACCAAACACGATTTACCCAACTTGGTGTTTCTCATTGCTTTGCTTTCTGTGGTCTTTGCATTAAATGCAATTCACTATCCCAGGTTGGCCCTTAGTTATGTGTTTTTGGAAATTGCGCAATAGTGTGGACGTTCATTCATTACCTTACTGGCTATTCAAATATGCAGAGAAAATTGCCAACTATCGtgattttgtatttatttgGATTTGGATTGGATAAAAGGGCGAAAAGTAAGAAAAAATCTTCTATTTTCCTTTgattgaataaaaattaaagaaaattatatgtctaaaataaaaaagtattgCTACTAAACATAAATGCTTATATAGGACAAGGATGGGGTGTCATAGTAACTTGGTCAGCTTCAAAGTTGGAGATAAAACTCATGGGCTGGATGAAATACACATTTTCAtacaattattttgaaaatatatctAGACCGAGATCTACACTTACTTAGGGCTAATTCAAGGTGGTTGCTAATGTGGTATAATTGTGAGAACTTGAACACTTAACGCCTCAAGGTTTTGAATTAACATTTGGCGTTAGGTTCTCTTATTGATCTTCGGTGGTGGTCCATGAGCTCCTTATATGACCCGAACCAGAGATAGATCCACCTTATAGCTTATGGGGGCATTTGCCCCCACAATTTTTGTGATATTTCCTTAATAGTGTATGTTCCTTGTAATATTTGCCTTacaaaatttttatttttctactaCTATATGTATAATTTGCCCCTACTTATTTATAtgtatgtgtgtatatatattgcCCCAACAACTCAAAATTTATGGATCTGTCACTGACCCCAACAGCTGCAAAAATAAACATGGCCTAGACTGAGTTCCCTAATTCAAGGTGGTCGCTACTATGGTATAAGTGTGAGAACTCAAACACCTAATCCTAATGCCTTAAGATTTTGGATTAAGATGTGGTGTTAGGTTCTCTTGATGGTCTTCAGTGATGGTCCATGAGCTCCCTATATCACCCCAACAGTTGCAAAAACCAACAAGGCCTAGCATAGCTGGTAGATAGCTGAACTCCTTAAACATCTAGTTTAGCATTCAAGATTTCTGAGCGATGCGTTGTTGAAAGATGTCTACCCACTTATCTTTGAGACTCAAAGAGATCAATTAGTCTATTGACTGTCGGTTGTGGGGATATCGTGGAAAACCATAAAGGTGATTTAAAGTTTttggtttttagttttcaaatgtAAATTTGTAAATAAAACGTGTTTGGCAAAATAGAGTTGAAATGattctttaattaatttcaaaatggTTTCATCCAATTTTTAAAATCATGAAGAAAATCTAAACCACCGCTACCACCTACCTCCTCCTTCATTACTAGCCCTACCATATACCATTGTCATCTCCACATTCACCTCCACCACTATTGTCACTTCCAGTGGAACCACCACAAACCACTGCCACTATCACTACCATCAATAGTTGTTGTCACCACCCTCTGCCACCTCCACATTATCATTAAATGTTACGCAACTTAATAGTTTacacaattatcattaatttaTTTACTAAGAGAGTTATGTaacagaaaattttaaaaaacaaatgaaaaatttaattctattacttaattttttatcaAAACTTTAAAAGTGGCAAATAAAAATGAATTGTAactttaatattttcatattaaaataaagtaaaagacattatattttcatttccCAAAGAAGACAtacattattttaaaaattaatgaaaGTCATCATAGTCTAAAAACTGATTAGGAAATacaaatgtaatttttttttgtttgaaccattgtcatttttttttgtctaaaactgttttatttttgtcaacGAAACGATTTATATCTCAAAAGGATATGGGTTTATGCGACGGCCCAAATGGTTTAAATAGACCCGTTGGAGAGTAGAATGTTTTGTGGCTTATTTTGACGAGAtcttttttaatgaggcatgttCTCTTTAATCCGTCTTCAgggaggtggtgggtggtgggctTCGCTATGAGTAGGTGGTTATCAGATGATGTTATGTCAAttgttattctattattttctcttttcttttccctACTTGTattttgggttgaagtacctcttatacttcatttcaatatatttcttattgcttataaaaaaaaatgaatggcTGATAGTAAATGTTAGTAATTTTTTGTCAGCGAGCACAGTCAAATACCATCACATTGATTTCAATCGTCGCCTGCTAAGTTTAGTGCTTTACTAGCCCTGGGGACCTGAAGGATTTCAAatggaaaaaaattgtttctatCCTAGCTATATATACTATCATCTTATatgattttgttgttgttgaaagTATCATATATAAGAATTTGAACCATATAAACATTTATATATATTCATTGAAAAATTAGTTTTGAATTTGTAGTTAAATAAGTGTACTATAACCTTTATACTAAAATAAGTGTTTCTATTCTTCCAAATAGATGTTGTGTAGTTTATGGAAGGAGTTACCTTGAAAAAAATAGGTTAAATTATGGTAGTGCTAAGTGCACTgataatatttaagataagtggGTAAATTTTTtacttatcttaaatattattgGTCCATTTATTATTAATGTGATTTAAGTATTTAACCAAGTTTTTCCTTGGGTTATTTATGTAAGtcattttttttgtcttaattAAGGTATTTCCACAACTATTAGTTCTAAGATAATCTATCACCTTACACTTAGCGCACTAAGCATAGTAAGAAgctgaccaacaagttttttcCATTCAAAAGAGACATTAAACTCTCAACCACTTGCTTAAGAGATGAAATGTTTAACTACTACACCGTTCTTAATTATACAAATAAGTAATCTGTGAAATacaatcatttattttaaaagaaatgtATTTAAATCTATGATAAAATTAAAGCTCACATGTAGGTGAttataaaaatagaaaagtgTATCACAGGTTGCTTATATGTCATTAAGGAGTCACATGTCACTTGCTAACTCCTATTGATGTGAGTGATATCAGCaacttaattaatttcattgCATTTTTTCTGGCAATAAAATCTTCAAACGCCAATTCATAAACATAATGTGTTTCTAGTTTCTACTTTCTAACATTGAACGTGAGTGACACACTTGCCTTTTATGCAACTTACATGTTACACTGCTCAGCAATTATTTGATGAGACTGAGTTGGACAGCTTGCTAAGCTGGTTACACACCTTTATCACAAATTAAGATGTGGTCAGGTTCTTGATTGCTTTGAATGATGGCCCCTGTGTTTCCAGTTTCATGAAGAAGATGCCCTGCTACACAGTCTAATTACCATCCCTGGGAAACACATCACATTCAATCCTTGTACATCATCAATCATCAATGATTCTATATTACTGtggaaaacaaaagcaaatcttccttttctttttcagaAAATCGTCATCTTTATTATTGATATGACAAGAGTTCATGATATTAACTGGCAGAAGTTTCATTGATATACTGCTGATGAAATTGGTTCCTTAATGTCCATGATATAAGTAACATTAATCTTCATGACTTGGAAGTTGTCACAGTGTTGGTAAGTGGTAACTTACATAGCGCTATACTTATTTCAAAATCTAATTTTACACAGGTTCTTTAATGCTTGAAATATGGGTTCCAATATTCAGTCTCATTGTAACTAATGAAGAAATTAAAGTCTTTTCTGCCAGATTTAAATGCTTGCTGACCTTTATCATTGATTTGACCCTACACTGTTAACAGGTTTAAATACAATTAAAGCTTCCTGCAACCATGTTATCAATGCCTAAGTAAATACATAGTGGAAACTAAATGCATGCACTGAAGCACTTTAGTTTGAAGAAGTAAGATTACCAACCTATACATTTTTTTGAAgtatatcagcaaaatcaaaatttcataTTGCTAATGGTTCCACTACCCCACGGATCATCCCAACCATACTAGCACCTTTTTAGCGATTAGCCAGTCGGTAGAGAAGACTAGTAACGCCTCTAGGCAACCATCAACAAGTCGAGAACCATACAGCCTACGTACCTCTAGGCATGCATACCCAGAGTTAGGAGACTATTGTTTTGGTTGTCGTGAGAGTACCCAAACAAGCATGCACTCCCTCAAATGTCTTTTGAGCCACTTGTGAACCGATCATGAACGTAGCTCCCTATAGCACCTAGGAAATCGTTGACCAAGCAGCCCAACTTGCAAGAAGCCTACAAATCCTGGCGCTAAAACCGTATGGTGATCACGTTAGAGTGATCATACAATCAATTAGCCTCTCGGTATTTAACTGCATTGTTCCCGGTGCTAATTCGACTCTTCTAACCCAATTAGCAGCATGGAAACACACCGATGTCATTCTTAAGTCCCCTTCCCCAGACCAGACTTCAAGGGTCGATGTTTTCCCTTCACCAAGTCACATCAAATGATTGCATCCCATCGACCAAGGTGCAAAGCTCAAAATCACATCGACAATATGAAACCTACCCTTCACTGTTCGATCAAACTAAGAGTTAAGAGGATCTGACGAACCCTTTAAATATTGTACTGAATACTCCTTGCGACCTCGACATTCTTATACCCTTTACTATATAAGGCAAGTCTTAGAAGATTGGAAGGCACACACAATCTATCCCATTTCTCCTCTCCTACCCGCCAACTCAATCACTCTAACATGGGTGTTGGAGTCTCTTTATAGGTACCTCGGCGCTGCATAATGATAAGTTTATGTTCTTCCCTCAATCAACACTCTATGAGTCACGAGACCAGAATAATCCGATCACTAATGTAATCCACTAAAGTAAATAAATAGAGATTTATGCAAGATACTTATTTACAACTTCAAAAATGTAGTGCTTGTTTTGTTTGACGCAAGTAAGAATATATGTTTTTCAACGcgccaagaaaaagaaaaagtaagattTTTGTCACATCAACCCAAACAAAGTTCGGCATTGAATTTAATGTAAATTCAAACATTTATAATTCATCAATGTATTTCTTGATAAAAAGTAAGAGTATGAATATGTTGATACTTTAGCAAGTAGGAGCAACCAAAGTTTTTGAATTTACATTCGGTTGAACGTAACGCGAACACTCTCTAACCCTCTTTCACATTTGCTTCATCTTAATTCACAATCTTGAATTCTCATGCCATGGAACGTTTGTTCACCGTGTGTTACCAAACCACACGCCAAGGGTGTGTTCCATAATAGTTGAGTGCTAAGATTCTTTTATCTTTAAGTACGTACAAACAGTGACTGATCCAAAAAATTGATGTAGTGAGGGCAAAATATTCATACAAATtcgcaaaaaaaaattaacatatactattagaagtgaTGAATTTTTTTACCTAAAGGGACACAAGTGAgagcattttttaccaaaggagCCATGAAAAACCctatacttttactactcaagtgagggcatttagcaatgtTGGACATAAGTGATGGCATTTAACAATGTGAGACATAAGTGAAGACATTTTTTATCAAAGAagccataaaaaaccacatacttttactactcaatttttttttctaatgttttttcaaaatttaagtgagggcaagtgccctcatAACACTACACATGGATACGTCCCTGCGTACAAACGTATCTTTATACACATATGTGTAAACAAATTCTAACGAGTAAatacaaaataataatatttcagccacacaccaaacacacatacaCTCATGAGAATGAGATGTAGATAAGAGTGATAAGTGAGAGTCATAATAGAAACAGAAgtgagaaataaaaagaaaaaatgagctAATATATTTTTGGAAAGGGAGTTTTAATCATTTTCATTCTACAATTGATCCATAAACTTGCACGTATCATCTTATATTCCTAAACTTTTACCACATAAGTTATTTTCCAGAGATTATAAAGATTAAgagtgaaaataaaattaaaaatgaatgaatgaatatgAATCAATactcaaaacaaaaacaagagcAACTGCCAACTATGATGCCAAGTGGTAAGTATACTACTGAAAACAGAGCACCTCACTTTAATAGCAACATTGGAAAATGCACTGATGTCAGTCTCCAAAGTTTCTATTCTCATCTCATTGAAAGGCATTAAACCATCTGTCCCTCGTCCCTCAGACCAGtcctattattattatgattcaAATCCCAATGTCTATCTTTTCCCACCACCATCGCCATAGTGCCACACCACTCACAACTCAGCCACTGCTTTGAGTTTGACCAAATCCCACACACAAAACCAAAACTCAAGGAACCAGACCCAGTGGACACTAGTCCTCCATTGTGAAATGTGACTACATTACAACACCACATGGTTCATGACAAATTGAGGTAAACACACAAATTATTTCTCATGATATATTATGAGCAGTCATTTCCATGGAAATTCAACCCTGCTTTGTAGCTAAGACTACAGAAGAAAAACTCAGTTTGCTTAGTTCATGTTTGAAAATCCTTCCAAAGttaattcaaaaattaaaatcaactaTATGAAGAAGGTTTTAGGAGTAGTTTTTGAATGATAAAATTGATTCCGAGTAAAAATAAGTTATCCAAAACATACTATTAAGAGATTATCCAAACCAATCCATGCACACagtcatctttttttttctttttggggtaATTTGATTGCATTGAACGAGAACTATCAGTACTCTTCTAAACAGATACAAACAATAGTTCCCTTTTTACATTTGGATTATCAAAATGAAGTACTACAATACCATGTTAGCTACTACATCAAACATCAGCAATAGCACAACTCAAAAAAAAGCTTGTGATTGATCAGTAGGACTACATTAAACCTAGTACACACTACAGAGCACTGAATtaacacaagtattcacaaaactTGCAAACATTGTTGATGATGACGACCACATTGGGAGCACTACTTCAGAACTCACGTGGCTTATGGAACCTGGGCGAGTTGGACCTGACAGAGAAAACTCCATTCCAGATCTCAGTGAAAGCTCTGACTATGACACCATGGTGATATGGTGCGTTCAGCTGAAGAAAGCAATTCAGAAGCTCTCTGAGGTCATCTTTGGAGTAAATCTCATTCTCCAAAATCATCTGAAGCATGGAACGCCGGAAATCCAGATAAGGGTCATCGGAGTCTTTCTCCACCGCCACGCCTTCTCTGCCTGCTCTGCCTAAACCACCCACTGTCCTTGTGGCCTTGTAAGTCTCTGAATCGGAAAACTGCTGTGAGGAATCAACGTAGCAAGGAGAGAATGTggttgcggtggtggtggtggtgtttgtGGTGGTGGGGGTGCTGGTGCTGCAGTCATAGTTGTAAAGTTTGTGTTTCTGGTAAGTGGGGTTCTTTGGTTTTGTTT
This is a stretch of genomic DNA from Lotus japonicus ecotype B-129 chromosome 1, LjGifu_v1.2. It encodes these proteins:
- the LOC130730793 gene encoding transcription repressor OFP6-like; protein product: MSSSSSSRKKLHLNNVSVKLGCGSCSRRPKLFRLLFQTKPKNPTYQKHKLYNYDCSTSTPTTTNTTTTTATTFSPCYVDSSQQFSDSETYKATRTVGGLGRAGREGVAVEKDSDDPYLDFRRSMLQMILENEIYSKDDLRELLNCFLQLNAPYHHGVIVRAFTEIWNGVFSVRSNSPRFHKPREF